The following proteins are encoded in a genomic region of Bosea beijingensis:
- a CDS encoding LysR family transcriptional regulator, whose translation MRYFVRIAEVGNITRAAEQLNVAQPALGLQIRQLEQELKTELLVRHSRGVELTEAGKLLLDRARRILQDVEELRREITGNVSPEQEMMILGLTPSIMLQMDPDMLLNAKQTMPTVSLSLVEALSRTLTISLEQGELSYALAYGVDEARPGVSRRPLLVEELIFARPATGEPLPPTLTLADALSHDLVQAGERDMVQRLLRDAAARYSLDLRIVYEAESIPAMRSLVVRGAAASMMPYGTASEEIRAGKLVMQRISDIPLTRTLYLLKPSNAPSFRSQDLIDHFIDGIVRRLLDSLGPLARRVGI comes from the coding sequence TTGCGCTATTTCGTGCGGATCGCGGAGGTCGGCAATATCACCCGGGCGGCCGAACAGCTTAACGTGGCGCAGCCCGCTCTCGGCCTGCAGATCCGCCAGCTGGAGCAGGAACTCAAGACTGAACTGCTTGTGCGCCACTCCAGGGGGGTTGAGCTTACCGAGGCAGGCAAGCTCTTGCTCGACCGGGCTCGCCGCATCCTACAAGATGTCGAAGAACTCCGGCGAGAGATCACCGGCAATGTCAGCCCTGAGCAAGAGATGATGATCCTGGGCCTCACGCCCAGCATCATGCTGCAGATGGACCCTGACATGCTGCTCAATGCCAAGCAGACGATGCCCACGGTATCGTTGAGCCTTGTCGAAGCTTTGAGCCGGACCCTGACGATATCCCTCGAACAGGGCGAGCTCAGCTATGCGCTGGCTTACGGCGTGGACGAAGCCCGCCCCGGGGTAAGCCGACGCCCGTTGCTGGTGGAGGAGCTAATCTTCGCTCGTCCGGCGACGGGAGAGCCTCTGCCTCCCACCCTCACTCTGGCGGACGCGCTCTCTCATGACCTCGTGCAGGCCGGCGAGCGTGACATGGTTCAGCGCCTGCTGAGGGATGCCGCAGCCCGCTATTCACTCGATCTCAGGATTGTCTACGAGGCGGAATCGATTCCGGCGATGCGCAGCCTGGTGGTGCGCGGAGCAGCCGCCAGCATGATGCCCTACGGCACCGCCAGTGAGGAAATCCGCGCCGGTAAGCTGGTGATGCAACGGATATCCGATATTCCGTTGACCCGAACTCTCTATCTGCTGAAGCCGTCTAACGCACCCTCTTTCAGAAGCCAGGATCTGATCGATCACTTCATTGACGGGATCGTGCGGCGCCTGCTCGATTCCCTGGGGCCCCTAGCGCGGCGCGTGGGCATCTAG
- a CDS encoding ABC transporter substrate-binding protein yields MSAPRAGRILPESWADDARLWEDDLSKLRLSIAIGDYDRNRPLLDGEVQIDGVDPVFMKLFPEEIFFRAFRHAEFDVCEASLSSFAVKVDHGTNPYVGVPAFVSRAFRHSEIFIRTDRGIERPEDLKGKRIGCPEYQLTACVWIRSMLEDDYGVRPTDVTWVRGGIEQPGRAEKIAVSLPSDIRVEQAPADRSLNQMLADGEIDGFIGPRAPSAFEAGHPKIARLFATPTAAASDYYRRTNIFPIMHVIGARRTIVEDQPWLPAALLKAFEQSKRIALSRLTDTSATKVTLPFVEEQLQSAKKLMGNDFWSYGVEANRHVLDAFLQAHHTQGLSSRRLGVEDLFPAPTLEAFKI; encoded by the coding sequence TTGTCCGCCCCCCGCGCCGGGCGCATCCTGCCGGAAAGCTGGGCCGATGATGCCCGCCTCTGGGAGGACGATTTGTCTAAGCTGCGACTTTCCATCGCGATCGGGGATTACGACCGCAACAGACCACTGCTTGACGGGGAAGTTCAGATCGACGGTGTCGACCCCGTGTTTATGAAGCTTTTTCCGGAGGAGATTTTCTTCCGCGCATTCCGGCATGCCGAGTTCGACGTCTGCGAGGCATCCTTGTCGAGCTTCGCGGTAAAGGTCGATCACGGGACGAATCCGTATGTAGGCGTGCCCGCGTTCGTGTCGCGCGCGTTCCGGCATTCCGAGATTTTCATTCGGACCGACCGCGGGATCGAGAGGCCGGAAGACCTTAAGGGGAAGCGCATCGGGTGCCCCGAGTACCAGCTCACGGCATGCGTCTGGATCCGCTCCATGCTCGAGGACGATTATGGCGTGCGGCCCACCGACGTGACGTGGGTCCGCGGTGGCATCGAACAGCCCGGGCGCGCGGAGAAGATCGCGGTTTCACTCCCCTCTGACATCCGGGTCGAGCAGGCTCCCGCGGACCGCTCCCTAAACCAAATGCTGGCCGACGGTGAGATTGACGGCTTTATCGGCCCGAGGGCGCCCTCCGCCTTCGAGGCGGGCCACCCGAAGATTGCACGACTCTTTGCCACGCCTACGGCGGCGGCCTCCGACTACTACCGCCGCACGAACATCTTCCCGATCATGCATGTGATCGGTGCGCGACGCACGATCGTCGAAGACCAGCCATGGCTGCCGGCCGCTCTCCTGAAGGCGTTCGAGCAGTCGAAGCGGATCGCTCTCTCGCGGCTCACCGATACATCGGCCACGAAGGTTACGCTGCCATTCGTCGAGGAGCAGTTGCAATCGGCGAAGAAGCTGATGGGCAACGATTTCTGGTCCTATGGTGTCGAGGCGAACCGGCACGTGCTGGACGCGTTCCTTCAGGCGCATCACACGCAGGGCTTGTCGTCGCGGCGCCTTGGCGTCGAGGATCTGTTTCCCGCTCCCACGTTGGAGGCCTTCAAGATCTAA
- a CDS encoding ABC transporter substrate-binding protein: protein MTLTKRTVLAGAFAGLLSLAAGPASAQDQLKLAVGQRGNWDTSVAEIGTRLGIFKKHKLDLQMLYTQGGGETQQAVLSNSVDIGVAGGIMGALSAFSKGAPIRIIGAETTGGQDLYWYVKSDSPVKTLKDFDGRTVAYSTNGSSTHGVVNAFVKENGLKAKLTATGGPAPTLTQVMSGQIDVGWAAPPFGLEQLSKGEIRVIATGNNTQAFRDQTVRLLITNTSVLQSKKEQLDRFMLAYRETVDAMYANDEALKVYADFVGVPLEIAKRTRDEFFPKKALDPDRIVGLDTIVPDAVTLKYTAQPLTKEQLGELIQIPPRR, encoded by the coding sequence ATGACCTTGACGAAGCGAACGGTTCTGGCGGGCGCATTTGCCGGTCTTCTGTCACTCGCGGCAGGTCCGGCAAGCGCACAGGATCAGCTTAAGCTTGCGGTCGGCCAGCGCGGCAACTGGGATACCTCGGTCGCCGAAATCGGCACACGGCTTGGGATCTTCAAGAAGCACAAGCTCGACCTTCAGATGCTGTACACGCAAGGCGGCGGCGAAACGCAGCAGGCCGTGCTGTCGAACAGCGTCGACATCGGCGTGGCCGGCGGCATTATGGGCGCTCTCTCGGCGTTCTCCAAGGGCGCGCCGATCCGTATCATCGGGGCCGAGACGACTGGCGGACAAGATCTGTACTGGTATGTGAAGTCCGATTCACCGGTTAAAACCCTGAAGGATTTCGACGGGCGCACGGTCGCCTATTCGACAAACGGGTCCTCGACGCATGGCGTCGTCAACGCCTTCGTCAAGGAAAACGGACTGAAGGCGAAATTGACCGCCACCGGGGGGCCGGCTCCGACGCTCACGCAGGTCATGTCGGGCCAGATCGACGTCGGCTGGGCGGCGCCGCCCTTCGGCCTCGAACAGCTCAGCAAGGGCGAAATCCGCGTCATCGCGACCGGAAACAACACCCAGGCATTCCGGGACCAGACCGTCCGTCTGCTGATCACGAACACGTCGGTGCTTCAGTCCAAGAAGGAGCAGCTCGATCGCTTCATGCTCGCCTACCGGGAAACCGTGGACGCAATGTATGCGAACGACGAGGCCCTCAAGGTCTATGCCGATTTCGTCGGCGTGCCTCTCGAGATCGCCAAGCGTACCCGTGATGAATTCTTTCCGAAGAAGGCGCTCGATCCCGATCGCATTGTCGGGCTGGACACCATCGTGCCGGACGCCGTGACGCTGAAGTACACCGCGCAGCCGCTCACCAAGGAACAGCTCGGCGAACTGATCCAGATTCCGCCGCGCCGCTGA